The Achromobacter deleyi genome has a window encoding:
- a CDS encoding cold-shock protein, whose amino-acid sequence MSDTTATAVQGDNPKSTGTVKWFNDAKGFGFITPDDGGEDLFAHFSSIQMNGFKTLKEGQKVAFEIIQGPKGKQALNITAA is encoded by the coding sequence ATGTCTGATACGACCGCAACCGCCGTCCAAGGGGACAATCCCAAATCGACGGGCACCGTCAAATGGTTCAACGATGCAAAGGGGTTCGGCTTCATTACGCCCGACGACGGCGGTGAAGATCTGTTCGCCCATTTCTCGTCCATCCAGATGAATGGGTTTAAAACCCTGAAGGAAGGCCAGAAAGTCGCCTTCGAGATTATTCAGGGGCCTAAAGGCAAACAGGCGCTCAATATCACAGCTGCCTGA
- the pcaF gene encoding 3-oxoadipyl-CoA thiolase, whose protein sequence is MTVNAFICDAIRTPFGRYGGALASVRPDDLAAVAIKALVARNPGVRWEELDDAIMGCANQAGEDNRNVARMATLLAGLPIEVPGATVNRLCGSGLDAIGGAARAIRAGEAGLMLAGGVESMSRAPFVMGKADSAFSRSAAIYDTTIGWRFVNKLMKAQYGVDSMPETAENVADDFNISRADQDLFALASQQKTALAQKAGFFDTEIVPVSIAQKKGDPIIVSKDEHPRETTLESLAKLKGVVREGGSVTAGNASGVNDGAAALLLADEKAAARHGLTPRARVVGMATAGVAPRIMGIGPAPATLKVLAQTGLTLDQMDVIELNEAFAAQGLAVLRQLGIADNDPRVNPNGGAIALGHPLGASGARLATTAINQLHRTGGRYALCTMCIGVGQGIALIIERV, encoded by the coding sequence ATGACCGTGAATGCCTTTATCTGTGATGCGATCCGTACTCCCTTCGGCCGCTATGGCGGCGCGCTGGCTTCCGTGCGTCCCGACGATCTGGCTGCCGTAGCCATCAAGGCGCTGGTGGCGCGCAATCCCGGCGTGCGCTGGGAAGAGCTGGACGACGCCATCATGGGCTGCGCCAACCAGGCCGGTGAAGACAACCGCAACGTGGCCCGCATGGCCACGCTGCTGGCGGGCCTGCCGATCGAAGTGCCCGGCGCCACGGTCAACCGCCTGTGCGGTTCGGGCCTGGACGCCATCGGCGGCGCCGCGCGCGCGATCCGCGCCGGCGAAGCCGGCCTGATGCTGGCTGGCGGCGTGGAAAGCATGAGCCGCGCGCCTTTCGTCATGGGCAAGGCCGACAGCGCGTTCTCGCGCAGCGCCGCCATCTATGACACCACGATCGGCTGGCGCTTCGTCAACAAGCTGATGAAGGCGCAGTACGGCGTGGACTCGATGCCCGAGACGGCCGAGAACGTCGCCGACGATTTCAACATCAGCCGCGCCGACCAGGATCTGTTCGCGCTGGCCAGCCAGCAAAAGACGGCGCTGGCCCAGAAGGCAGGTTTCTTCGACACCGAGATCGTGCCCGTGTCGATCGCTCAGAAGAAGGGCGATCCCATCATCGTTTCCAAGGACGAGCACCCGCGTGAAACCACGCTGGAATCGCTGGCCAAGCTCAAGGGCGTGGTTCGCGAAGGCGGCAGCGTCACGGCCGGCAACGCGTCGGGCGTGAACGACGGCGCCGCCGCGCTGCTGCTGGCCGATGAAAAGGCCGCCGCCCGCCACGGCCTGACCCCGCGCGCGCGCGTGGTCGGCATGGCGACCGCAGGCGTTGCGCCGCGCATCATGGGCATCGGCCCGGCTCCCGCCACGCTGAAGGTGCTGGCCCAGACCGGCCTGACGCTGGATCAGATGGACGTGATCGAGCTGAACGAAGCGTTTGCCGCCCAGGGCCTGGCCGTGCTGCGCCAGCTTGGCATCGCCGACAACGATCCGCGTGTGAACCCCAACGGCGGCGCGATCGCCCTGGGCCACCCCTTGGGCGCCAGCGGCGCGCGCCTGGCCACGACCGCGATCAACCAGCTGCATCGCACCGGCGGCCGCTACGCGCTGTGCACCATGTGCATTGGCGTCGGCCAGGGCATCGCACTGATCATCGAACGCGTCTAA
- the clpS gene encoding ATP-dependent Clp protease adapter ClpS, whose amino-acid sequence MSSTLDTQHDLVVEKASARAAPPPMYQVLLLNDDYTPMEFVVKVLQKFFNKNQEEATRIMLQVHHEGRGVCGVYPRDLAATRIAQVGQYARARQHPLQCVMEPV is encoded by the coding sequence ATGAGTTCTACCTTGGATACCCAGCATGATTTGGTCGTGGAGAAGGCATCGGCTCGCGCTGCGCCTCCTCCGATGTACCAGGTGTTGTTGCTGAATGACGACTACACCCCAATGGAGTTCGTCGTGAAAGTGCTGCAGAAATTCTTCAATAAGAATCAGGAAGAGGCGACGCGGATCATGTTGCAGGTGCATCACGAAGGGCGCGGCGTATGCGGGGTATATCCCCGCGACCTCGCCGCCACACGTATCGCCCAGGTCGGGCAGTATGCGCGGGCGCGCCAGCACCCGCTTCAATGCGTGATGGAACCGGTTTGA
- a CDS encoding DUF192 domain-containing protein, translating into MLKNTVLFPAVHTLFKTAIIKAASLRAASAATIAGALAAAAFALPLPASAQNQTGPQPALRTTQLSAGIHIIRAEVADTEATRRDGLMFRKELPGNDGMLFVFEQPDVQCFWMRNTLLPLSIAFIADDGTIVNIEDMAPQTEDPHCAKKPVRYALEMAQGWFNEHGIKTGKKLDGLP; encoded by the coding sequence ATGCTGAAGAATACCGTTTTGTTTCCCGCTGTTCATACGTTGTTCAAAACAGCGATCATTAAAGCAGCATCGCTGAGGGCAGCCTCGGCGGCAACCATCGCCGGAGCATTGGCCGCCGCGGCCTTCGCCCTGCCCTTGCCCGCCAGCGCGCAGAACCAGACCGGCCCACAGCCCGCCTTGCGCACCACGCAGCTGTCGGCCGGCATCCATATTATCCGCGCAGAAGTCGCCGACACGGAAGCCACCCGCCGCGACGGCCTGATGTTCCGCAAGGAGCTCCCGGGCAACGACGGCATGCTGTTCGTGTTCGAACAACCTGACGTGCAATGCTTCTGGATGCGCAATACGCTGCTGCCGCTCTCGATTGCCTTTATCGCCGACGACGGCACGATCGTCAACATCGAAGACATGGCGCCGCAGACCGAAGACCCGCATTGCGCCAAGAAGCCGGTGCGCTACGCCCTGGAAATGGCCCAAGGCTGGTTCAACGAGCACGGCATCAAGACCGGCAAAAAGCTCGACGGCCTGCCCTGA
- a CDS encoding methyl-accepting chemotaxis protein, with protein sequence MLRLFSGLRIGARLTGAFLLVAVIGGAIGAFGVWGLARINEMNDRLYDTELRGISDMKEANINLIYAGRARNAYLAASTDQERKALRKQFDDAVKNMDALREKASANFYADEGKRLLAQFAETEQIWKRESAAFFEAAQSQSLAQSDPRVAEIDKRVVTSSQKLDDLMTSLAVGKEKTAAQSVQEGTDLYVTVRAVMIFLAVMGVVIGMLLGWLVTRGIVRPLDQAVKAARQVAAGDLTTDIQVATRDETGDLMGALKAMNESLARIVKDVRDGCESIASASSQIAQGNSDLSQRTEAQASSLEETAASMEELTSTVQQNANNASEADRLVSQASSVAVRGGEVVEGVVQTMSAISDSSRRIADITGVIDGIAFQTNILALNAAVEAARAGEQGRGFAVVAGEVRTLAQRSAVAAKEIKALIDESVTRVEGGTRQVDEAGRTMREVVDSVRQVATLVREIASASEEQSSGIGQVNQAVAQMDTVTQQNAALVEEAAAAAASMQEQAGRLAQEVRRFKVDAGGGSAREAQARLMPASPAAGRKPIASTARPAQARPALARASEDDWSAF encoded by the coding sequence ATGTTGCGGTTATTTTCGGGGTTGCGCATAGGCGCTCGCCTGACGGGTGCGTTTTTGCTGGTGGCGGTGATAGGCGGTGCGATCGGGGCCTTTGGCGTCTGGGGGCTGGCTCGCATCAATGAAATGAACGACCGGCTTTACGATACCGAGCTGCGCGGCATCTCGGACATGAAAGAAGCCAATATCAATCTGATCTACGCGGGCCGTGCGCGCAACGCCTATCTGGCCGCGTCCACGGACCAGGAGCGCAAGGCGCTGCGCAAGCAGTTCGACGATGCGGTCAAGAACATGGACGCGCTGCGCGAAAAGGCCAGCGCGAATTTCTACGCGGACGAAGGCAAGCGCCTGCTGGCGCAGTTCGCGGAAACCGAACAGATCTGGAAGCGCGAATCCGCGGCGTTCTTCGAGGCGGCCCAGTCGCAATCGCTGGCGCAGAGCGATCCGCGCGTGGCCGAGATCGACAAGCGCGTGGTCACGTCGTCGCAGAAGCTCGACGACCTGATGACGAGCCTGGCGGTGGGCAAGGAGAAGACCGCCGCGCAGTCCGTGCAGGAAGGCACGGATCTTTACGTCACGGTCCGCGCCGTCATGATCTTCCTGGCGGTGATGGGCGTGGTCATCGGCATGCTGCTGGGCTGGCTGGTCACGCGCGGCATCGTCCGTCCGCTGGACCAGGCGGTCAAGGCCGCGCGCCAGGTGGCCGCGGGCGACCTGACCACGGACATCCAGGTCGCCACGCGCGATGAAACCGGCGACCTGATGGGCGCGCTCAAGGCCATGAACGAAAGCCTGGCCCGCATCGTCAAGGACGTGCGCGACGGTTGCGAGAGCATCGCCTCGGCGTCGTCGCAGATCGCCCAGGGCAATTCCGATCTTTCGCAGCGCACCGAAGCGCAGGCCTCGTCGCTGGAAGAGACCGCCGCATCGATGGAAGAGCTGACCAGCACCGTGCAGCAGAACGCCAACAACGCCAGCGAGGCCGACCGCCTGGTCAGCCAGGCGTCCAGCGTCGCCGTGCGCGGCGGCGAGGTGGTCGAAGGCGTGGTCCAGACCATGAGCGCGATCTCCGACAGTTCGCGCCGTATCGCCGATATCACGGGCGTGATCGACGGCATCGCCTTCCAGACCAATATCCTGGCGCTCAACGCCGCCGTGGAAGCGGCGCGCGCCGGCGAGCAGGGCCGTGGCTTCGCCGTCGTCGCCGGCGAAGTGCGCACCTTGGCGCAACGCTCGGCGGTGGCCGCCAAGGAAATCAAGGCCTTGATCGACGAATCCGTCACGCGCGTCGAAGGCGGCACGCGCCAGGTCGACGAGGCCGGCCGCACGATGCGCGAAGTGGTGGACAGCGTGCGCCAGGTCGCCACCCTGGTGCGCGAGATCGCCAGCGCTTCGGAAGAGCAGTCGTCCGGTATCGGCCAGGTCAACCAGGCCGTGGCGCAGATGGACACCGTGACGCAGCAGAACGCCGCGCTGGTCGAAGAAGCGGCCGCGGCAGCAGCCAGCATGCAGGAGCAGGCTGGTCGCCTGGCGCAGGAAGTGCGCCGCTTCAAGGTGGACGCAGGCGGCGGTTCGGCTCGCGAAGCGCAGGCCCGGCTGATGCCGGCCTCGCCCGCGGCGGGAAGAAAGCCGATCGCATCCACGGCACGGCCGGCGCAGGCTCGGCCCGCCCTGGCGCGCGCCTCGGAGGACGACTGGTCGGCATTCTGA
- a CDS encoding alpha-2-macroglobulin family protein yields MGKDRQPATPIPVPSTQTAAGTATPAASNTPPALPASAVVGAADPFAALTCQPRQYNDALALSVTFTQPVDAKTNLDSFLQVTDTGATSGKADEGSESAASSGDQPASVKPGDSAPQGKIVKGNWVVGENPRMVYFPYVSPQRKYAITVRAGLPGAGDKVKLAEGSHCEVNTQAMPPSFYFASRGVVLPAGQNGGLPVATVNVPEVDVQFLRVSPERVPELFETVLGIGRNTSPASEDEDSGGYDEDDGWRYSDNRSLKGSVSNWDLDRLNSLTTSVYQGRFVTDEKPNRRHVTFLPVEGVKELQEPGIYIAVMSQPGRFRYEYQVTYFYVSDIGLHARRYSDRIEAYSVSLKSGQAISGAVFELVDGAGKSLAKAAADAQGHVRFDGSFANARVIRASRDKEMTVLALAEPALDLSEFDTGGHASRPNNLFVYAGRNLYRPGETFNVSVLPRDLDGRVLAPSPLTATLKRPDGRTVQTALWQPKKDLPGYVERAIDLPLDAQTGSWLLELRVDPASRAPDASWKFQVEEFLPERMKMALTSEQDVLSPDDELTVDVQGDYLYGAPAAGNRLLSTFQVKRDRYALAQQWPGFIFGDVADDTRRSFGELPETALDDKGYAQLEINPNTGGTHSPMKVRVSASLLESGGRPVVRSIERSVWPAAKLIAVRPQFDSDVAREGAPAGFEVIRVNAQGKIEPLAQAQMRLFREDRQYYWRFDDQRGWNSGYTETEELLDSREIALNDRSQLTVPVKWGRYRLEIADPETGETMRYRFYAGWNAQDADAMGNRPDRVQMKLEGVPAKPGDSVKLTLTPPHDGQALITVEGDRMLWSTWVAVKATGTEVEIPVDKSWKRHDLYVAAAVFRPGSEGDRVTPARALGLTFLPIASADRKLDVKLTAAPKVEPETKTTVRVKVDGAQGKQATVTLSAVDVGILNINQYATPDPLDYFFGKHRYAPELLDMYGKLIEKMDGTKGKLKWGGDAAMRGDSKSLPKKVKLVDLFSGPVTLNAQGEADIPLDLPDFNGTLRLMAVAFTPDNYGSTDTEMVVAAPIVAELNTPRFITPGDQAAIALDVTNLSGAEQKVSIKLEALDPLAIVDGVRTITLKDKQRATLRFNATTTGSYGLGLMRLTVDGQGGGKPVHIVRESVLQVQPAYAAERQVRRLRLNPGESQSPQASWVASYYPDSTTVSMTVSNRPPFNVNRLVEGLLNYPYGCTEQTISATMPWVMLDEDAAKQFGLKPRTQAERAAKVAGAIGRLSGMRNSVGSYNLWSGSSSRDVWLTAYAVGFMQDARDKGFEVPEASLDRSRQWLLEQVQQSTGGFGTWSANLRRNVDAGRIDSSDANVLREDHRRFAGLATAALALARDKKAPLSTVRQLFDNYQERARSPLPLVQLAAAFKLMGDEGRMKQALDLAMTRAYGINVNNRSSAYYDEWMGDYGSSVRDYALAYALVNQYELRHDRSETLLTQLAGRLGNRSYLSTQEQMALLLAARAVGGDKGTPWEATLTVNGVRKPLAGGKSDQTVSLTAAELAGTQLQNTGSQSLFVEYDIQGSPTATPAPRNDVIQLKRGWYRPDGRPWDGGTLQTGDMLVVWVQASANQNIPDGLLVDRVPAGFEVENLNLSQSPEMQEWTIGGRRVAEAMSDSNIKHREFRDDRYVAAVSLGRGKVDVFYLVRVVTPGRYAVPSTVAEDMYRPEIRGVGEQWSTVEIRDRGAKRP; encoded by the coding sequence ATGGGCAAGGACCGGCAGCCGGCGACCCCGATCCCCGTGCCATCTACGCAAACGGCGGCCGGCACGGCCACGCCCGCGGCCAGCAACACCCCGCCAGCGCTGCCCGCCAGCGCGGTGGTCGGCGCGGCCGATCCCTTTGCCGCGCTGACCTGCCAGCCGCGCCAATACAATGACGCGCTGGCGCTGTCCGTCACGTTCACGCAGCCGGTGGATGCCAAGACCAACCTGGACAGCTTCCTGCAGGTCACCGATACCGGCGCCACCTCAGGCAAGGCCGACGAAGGCAGCGAATCCGCCGCGTCGTCCGGCGACCAGCCTGCCTCGGTGAAACCGGGCGATTCCGCGCCCCAGGGCAAGATCGTAAAGGGCAACTGGGTCGTGGGTGAAAACCCGCGCATGGTCTATTTCCCCTATGTTTCCCCGCAGCGCAAGTACGCCATCACGGTGCGTGCGGGCCTGCCTGGCGCGGGCGACAAGGTCAAGCTGGCCGAAGGATCGCACTGCGAGGTGAATACGCAGGCCATGCCGCCATCGTTCTATTTCGCCAGCCGCGGCGTGGTGCTGCCGGCCGGCCAGAATGGCGGCCTGCCGGTGGCCACGGTGAACGTCCCCGAGGTCGACGTGCAGTTCCTGCGCGTGTCCCCCGAGCGGGTGCCCGAGTTGTTTGAAACGGTTCTGGGCATCGGCCGCAACACCAGCCCTGCCTCCGAAGACGAGGACAGTGGCGGCTATGACGAAGACGACGGCTGGCGCTATTCCGACAACCGCAGCCTGAAGGGATCGGTCAGCAACTGGGACCTGGATCGCCTGAACTCGCTGACGACCAGCGTCTACCAGGGCCGCTTCGTCACCGATGAGAAGCCCAACCGCCGCCATGTCACGTTCCTGCCGGTCGAAGGCGTCAAGGAACTGCAGGAGCCCGGCATCTATATCGCGGTCATGAGCCAGCCCGGCCGTTTCCGCTACGAATATCAAGTCACGTATTTCTACGTCAGCGACATCGGGCTGCATGCGCGCCGCTACAGCGACCGCATCGAAGCCTATTCGGTGTCCCTGAAGTCCGGCCAGGCGATCTCCGGCGCGGTGTTCGAGCTGGTGGATGGCGCCGGTAAATCGCTGGCCAAGGCGGCCGCCGATGCGCAGGGCCACGTCCGCTTTGACGGCAGCTTTGCCAATGCGCGCGTCATCCGCGCATCGCGCGACAAGGAAATGACGGTTCTGGCGCTGGCCGAACCGGCCCTGGACCTGTCCGAGTTCGACACCGGCGGTCATGCCTCGCGCCCCAATAATCTTTTTGTCTACGCCGGCCGCAATCTGTACCGCCCCGGTGAGACCTTCAATGTGTCGGTGTTGCCGCGCGACCTGGACGGACGTGTGCTGGCGCCGTCGCCCTTGACCGCCACCCTGAAGCGCCCCGATGGCCGCACCGTGCAGACCGCGCTGTGGCAGCCCAAGAAGGACCTGCCGGGCTATGTCGAGCGCGCGATCGATCTGCCGCTCGATGCCCAGACCGGTTCGTGGCTGCTGGAGCTGCGCGTGGACCCGGCGTCGCGCGCGCCGGACGCTTCCTGGAAGTTCCAGGTCGAGGAATTCCTGCCTGAACGCATGAAGATGGCCTTGACGTCCGAGCAGGACGTGCTGTCGCCGGACGATGAACTGACGGTGGATGTGCAGGGCGACTATCTCTACGGCGCGCCTGCGGCGGGCAATCGCCTCTTGTCCACCTTCCAGGTCAAGCGTGACCGTTATGCGCTGGCCCAGCAATGGCCCGGCTTCATCTTTGGCGATGTGGCCGACGATACGCGCCGCAGCTTTGGCGAATTGCCCGAGACGGCGCTGGACGACAAGGGTTACGCGCAGCTGGAAATCAACCCGAACACGGGCGGCACGCATTCACCCATGAAGGTGAGGGTATCGGCCAGCCTGCTGGAATCCGGCGGCCGTCCGGTGGTGCGTTCGATCGAGCGCAGCGTCTGGCCCGCCGCCAAGCTGATCGCCGTGCGTCCGCAGTTCGACAGCGACGTGGCCCGCGAAGGCGCGCCCGCCGGCTTCGAAGTGATCCGCGTGAATGCGCAAGGCAAGATCGAACCGCTGGCCCAGGCCCAGATGCGCCTGTTCCGTGAAGATCGCCAGTACTACTGGCGGTTTGACGACCAGCGCGGCTGGAACAGCGGCTATACGGAAACCGAGGAGCTGCTGGATTCGCGCGAGATCGCGCTGAACGACCGCTCCCAGCTGACCGTGCCGGTCAAGTGGGGCCGTTACCGCCTGGAAATCGCCGATCCGGAAACCGGCGAAACGATGCGCTACCGCTTCTATGCGGGCTGGAACGCGCAGGACGCCGATGCCATGGGCAACCGTCCGGACCGCGTGCAGATGAAGCTGGAAGGCGTGCCGGCCAAGCCGGGCGACAGCGTCAAGCTGACGCTCACGCCGCCGCACGACGGCCAGGCGTTGATCACCGTCGAAGGCGACCGCATGCTGTGGTCCACCTGGGTTGCCGTGAAGGCGACGGGCACCGAGGTCGAGATTCCGGTCGACAAGAGCTGGAAGCGCCACGACCTGTACGTTGCCGCGGCGGTGTTCCGTCCTGGCAGCGAAGGCGACCGCGTCACCCCGGCGCGCGCGCTGGGCCTGACCTTCCTGCCGATCGCCAGCGCCGACCGCAAGCTGGACGTCAAGCTGACCGCTGCGCCCAAGGTCGAACCCGAGACCAAGACGACCGTGCGCGTCAAGGTCGACGGCGCCCAGGGCAAGCAGGCCACGGTGACACTGTCCGCCGTGGATGTGGGCATCCTGAACATCAACCAGTACGCTACGCCGGATCCGTTGGACTACTTCTTCGGCAAGCACCGCTACGCGCCCGAATTGCTGGACATGTACGGCAAGCTGATCGAGAAGATGGACGGCACCAAGGGCAAGCTGAAGTGGGGCGGCGACGCCGCGATGCGCGGCGACAGCAAGAGCCTGCCGAAGAAGGTCAAGCTGGTCGACCTGTTCTCCGGCCCGGTGACGCTCAACGCGCAGGGCGAGGCGGACATCCCGCTGGATCTGCCCGACTTCAATGGCACGCTGCGCCTGATGGCGGTGGCGTTCACGCCCGACAACTACGGCAGCACCGACACCGAAATGGTGGTGGCGGCTCCGATCGTGGCGGAACTCAATACCCCGCGCTTCATCACGCCGGGCGACCAGGCCGCGATCGCGCTGGACGTGACCAACCTGAGCGGCGCCGAGCAGAAGGTGTCGATCAAGCTGGAAGCCCTGGATCCGCTGGCCATCGTGGATGGCGTGCGCACCATCACGCTGAAGGACAAGCAACGGGCGACGCTGCGCTTTAATGCGACGACGACCGGCTCGTATGGCCTGGGCCTGATGCGCCTGACCGTGGACGGGCAGGGTGGCGGCAAGCCGGTGCATATCGTGCGCGAATCGGTGCTGCAGGTGCAGCCGGCCTACGCGGCCGAGCGCCAGGTGCGCCGTCTGCGCCTGAACCCGGGCGAGTCGCAGTCGCCGCAGGCGTCGTGGGTGGCGTCCTACTATCCGGATTCCACGACCGTCAGCATGACCGTGTCGAATCGTCCGCCGTTCAACGTCAACCGCCTGGTCGAAGGGCTGCTCAACTATCCCTATGGATGCACCGAGCAGACCATCAGCGCGACCATGCCGTGGGTGATGCTCGACGAGGACGCCGCCAAGCAGTTCGGCTTGAAGCCGCGCACTCAGGCGGAACGTGCCGCCAAGGTTGCCGGCGCGATCGGCCGCCTGTCCGGCATGCGCAACTCCGTGGGGTCCTACAACCTCTGGAGCGGTTCGTCGTCCCGCGATGTTTGGCTGACGGCCTATGCCGTGGGCTTCATGCAGGATGCGCGCGACAAGGGCTTTGAGGTGCCGGAGGCGTCGCTTGACCGTTCGCGCCAGTGGCTGCTTGAGCAGGTGCAGCAGAGCACCGGCGGATTCGGCACGTGGTCGGCCAACTTGCGCCGCAACGTCGATGCGGGCCGTATCGACAGCAGCGATGCCAACGTGCTGCGCGAAGACCACCGCCGCTTTGCCGGCCTAGCCACCGCCGCGCTGGCATTGGCGCGCGACAAGAAGGCGCCGTTGTCGACCGTCCGCCAGCTCTTCGATAACTACCAGGAACGCGCGCGTTCGCCGCTGCCGCTGGTGCAGCTGGCAGCTGCTTTCAAGCTGATGGGCGATGAAGGGCGCATGAAGCAGGCGCTTGACCTGGCCATGACGCGCGCCTACGGCATCAACGTCAACAATAGGAGCAGCGCCTACTACGACGAATGGATGGGCGACTACGGCAGCAGCGTGCGCGACTACGCGCTGGCCTATGCGCTGGTCAACCAGTACGAGCTTCGCCACGACCGCAGCGAGACCCTGCTGACGCAACTGGCGGGCCGCCTGGGCAACCGTTCCTATCTGTCCACGCAGGAACAGATGGCGCTGCTGCTGGCCGCCAGGGCAGTCGGCGGCGACAAGGGCACGCCCTGGGAAGCCACGCTCACGGTCAATGGCGTGCGCAAGCCGCTCGCCGGCGGCAAGAGCGACCAGACCGTCTCGCTGACGGCGGCCGAACTGGCGGGCACGCAGCTGCAGAACACCGGCAGCCAGTCCCTGTTCGTCGAGTACGACATCCAGGGCAGCCCGACCGCGACGCCCGCGCCGCGCAACGACGTGATCCAGCTCAAGCGCGGCTGGTACCGTCCGGACGGCCGTCCCTGGGATGGCGGCACGCTGCAGACCGGCGATATGCTGGTGGTCTGGGTGCAGGCCAGCGCCAACCAGAACATCCCTGACGGGCTGTTGGTGGACCGCGTGCCGGCCGGCTTCGAAGTCGAGAACCTGAACCTGTCGCAGAGTCCCGAGATGCAGGAATGGACGATTGGCGGGCGCCGCGTGGCCGAAGCCATGTCGGATTCCAACATCAAGCACCGCGAGTTCCGCGACGACCGCTATGTGGCCGCGGTATCGCTGGGCCGCGGCAAGGTGGACGTGTTCTATCTGGTGCGTGTCGTGACGCCGGGCCGCTATGCGGTGCCGTCGACGGTGGCCGAGGATATGTATCGTCCTGAAATCCGCGGCGTGGGTGAGCAATGGAGTACGGTCGAAATCCGCGATCGCGGCGCCAAGCGTCCTTGA
- a CDS encoding chloride channel protein, producing MRLPDPVRRVIARSRRLARRKVRQINRLSRKSMQLGLLLGGAALVALMSLGFTYLADKALAWNRQWVSYNGWLALLVMPFGLAALRWLTLRYAPNAAGSGIPQVIGALSLPPGPSQNSLVSLAQTLWKIPLAFFGMLAGASIGREGPSVQVGAALMLAWGEFWKRRGVQLRGFHANELIAAGAAGGLAAAFNAPLAGVIFAIEELGRGTVLRWQRLVLIGVLAAGFLVVAVMGNNPYFGVFGGAPLAHNMVMWIVICGALNGALGGIFARLLGEGPVGAAPPSWRAWIRAHPIWTAFIMGLALAVIGLCTAGSVYGTGYAAAADLLDGKDSVPAGFGLAKLAATVASYWAGIPGGIFTPALTTGAGIGHHIWQLAGEGVDQRVLVLVSMAAFLAAATQAPLTASVVVMEMTGSQPMLFWLLVGSLLASGVSRQFCPQPFYHLAAGRFRRQAIVDAGRAAKAGAH from the coding sequence ATGAGATTGCCCGACCCCGTACGCCGAGTCATCGCCCGCTCCCGCCGGCTGGCGCGCCGCAAGGTGCGCCAGATCAATCGCCTGTCGCGCAAGAGCATGCAGCTGGGGCTGTTGCTCGGCGGGGCCGCCCTGGTGGCGCTGATGTCGCTGGGCTTTACCTACCTGGCGGACAAGGCGTTGGCCTGGAACCGCCAATGGGTGTCCTACAACGGCTGGCTGGCGCTGCTCGTGATGCCCTTCGGCCTGGCCGCCCTGCGCTGGCTGACCCTGCGCTATGCGCCCAATGCGGCGGGTAGCGGCATCCCCCAAGTCATAGGCGCGCTGTCCCTGCCTCCCGGCCCCAGCCAGAACAGCCTGGTGTCGCTGGCGCAGACGCTGTGGAAGATTCCCCTGGCATTTTTCGGCATGCTGGCCGGCGCCTCGATTGGCCGCGAAGGGCCGTCGGTGCAGGTCGGCGCCGCGCTCATGCTCGCCTGGGGCGAATTCTGGAAGCGGCGCGGCGTGCAACTGCGCGGCTTCCATGCCAATGAGCTGATCGCCGCCGGCGCCGCGGGCGGCCTGGCGGCCGCTTTCAATGCGCCGCTGGCCGGCGTCATCTTCGCCATCGAGGAACTCGGACGCGGCACCGTGCTGCGCTGGCAGCGGCTGGTGCTGATCGGCGTGCTGGCCGCAGGCTTTCTGGTGGTGGCGGTCATGGGCAACAATCCCTATTTCGGCGTGTTCGGCGGCGCGCCGCTAGCGCACAACATGGTGATGTGGATCGTGATCTGCGGCGCGCTCAATGGCGCGCTGGGCGGAATCTTCGCCCGCCTGCTGGGCGAGGGGCCGGTGGGCGCGGCGCCGCCGTCTTGGCGTGCCTGGATTCGCGCCCATCCCATCTGGACCGCCTTCATCATGGGCCTGGCGTTGGCCGTGATCGGCCTGTGCACCGCCGGCAGCGTCTATGGCACCGGCTATGCCGCGGCGGCGGACCTGCTGGACGGCAAGGATTCGGTGCCGGCCGGCTTCGGGCTGGCCAAGCTTGCGGCCACCGTCGCGTCGTATTGGGCGGGCATCCCCGGTGGCATCTTCACCCCGGCGCTGACCACCGGCGCGGGCATCGGCCACCACATCTGGCAACTCGCGGGCGAGGGAGTCGACCAGCGCGTGCTCGTCCTGGTGTCGATGGCCGCCTTCCTGGCCGCGGCCACGCAGGCCCCGCTGACGGCCAGCGTCGTGGTGATGGAAATGACGGGCAGCCAGCCCATGCTGTTCTGGCTGCTGGTGGGGTCCCTGCTGGCTTCCGGCGTGTCGCGCCAGTTCTGCCCGCAGCCCTTCTATCACCTGGCGGCAGGGCGATTCCGCCGACAGGCCATCGTGGATGCCGGCCGCGCCGCCAAGGCCGGCGCGCACTGA